The following proteins come from a genomic window of Athalia rosae chromosome 1, iyAthRosa1.1, whole genome shotgun sequence:
- the LOC105683705 gene encoding zinc finger CCHC domain-containing protein 10-like — protein sequence MSSYGMKLMKKTNSYPSQAVRCQKCLEMGHWSYECKGKRKYVIRYSRTTQLKKAMKQKEVEKLKPLKKVDTIKQKQKIRKDSNSTSDSDSSSTDSSNSDSSSDDSDSSDSTSSSSDSSNSSSSSSDSINTSSTSSEDSSSSSNSGPSKAKKTKKFL from the exons ATGAGCTCGTATGGTAtgaagttgatgaaaaaaac AAATTCTTACCCGTCGCAAGCTGTACGCTGTCAAAAATGTTTGGAAATGGGTCACTGGAGTTATGAATgtaaaggaaagagaaaatacgTGATCCGGTATTCACGTACAACacaattgaaaaaagcaaTGAAGCAGAAGGAAGTAGAGAAGTT AAAACCACTGAAAAAAGTTGATACTATTAAACAAAAGCAGAAGATCAGAAAGGATTCCAACAGTACAAGTGACTCAGATAGTTCAAGCACAGACAGCAGTAATTCAGATAGTTCTTCGGACGATTCTGATTCTAGCGACAGCACAAGCTCGAGTAGCGACAGTAGTAAtagtagcagtagtagtagtgatagCATTAATACTTCAAGTACTTCTAGCGAAGATTCCAGTTCCAGTAGTAACAGTGGGCCAAGCAAAGCAAAGAAGACAAAGAAGT